The Tautonia plasticadhaerens nucleotide sequence TCCGCATGAAGCACCGGGCCTCCCGGGTCGAGGGGACGAGTCAGGTCGAACCCGGGCATAAGCACCAGGAGGCCCGACACGCCTGACGGCCCCGGTCAGGCGACCCTCCTCGGCGTCCCCTTCAGGGCCTCGGCGACCGCCGGCCAGACTCGATCCGGGGAAAGCTCGACCATGCATTCCATCCGGTCGCAGGTCCGGATGCAGCTCCCCGCACACCAGACGCCTGCCCGGATCACGGTCGATCCGGGGCCGTAGGGGCCGGTCTTCGCCGGATCCGTGCAGGTGAACACCGCGATCACCCGGGCCCCCGAGGCGACGGCCAGGTGCAGCGGCCCCGTGTCGTTGGAGAGGACCAGGTCGGACTCGCTCGCGACGGCGGCGAGCCCCGAGAGCGTCGTCTTCCCGGTCAGGTCCCGGACCGGCAGACCGACCGCACCGAGGCGGCCAGCGATCTCCTCGGCCAGTGGCCGATCCTCCGGGGCGCCGACGACCACCACCCCCGCGCCCGCCGTCGTGATCGCCCTGCGGGCGACCTCGGCGAAGTGCCGGGGCGGCCACCGCTTGGTGACCCATCGCGCCCCGGGGTTGATCACCATCAAAGGCCGGGGGAGATCCCCGACCGCTTCCCTCGCCCACCGCCGATCCTCTTCCCGGATCGGGAGCGAGAATCGCGGTCGAGCGACATCCGCCCCGAAGGCCGATGCCACGTCGAGCAGGCGGTCGACCGCGTGTTCCGCCCG carries:
- a CDS encoding glycosyltransferase family 9 protein; this encodes MSTSRTVRDLAQLEPGQVCLIKPSALGDVVHALPVLSALRGRWPDARFSWVINRGLIGLVEGHPDLDEVIPFDRSRAGVGPRGLGVSSRFLIGLRRRRFDLAIDLQGLFRSGLMAFATGAPVRVGRADAREGAGWTYTHRIGSRAEHAVDRLLDVASAFGADVARPRFSLPIREEDRRWAREAVGDLPRPLMVINPGARWVTKRWPPRHFAEVARRAITTAGAGVVVVGAPEDRPLAEEIAGRLGAVGLPVRDLTGKTTLSGLAAVASESDLVLSNDTGPLHLAVASGARVIAVFTCTDPAKTGPYGPGSTVIRAGVWCAGSCIRTCDRMECMVELSPDRVWPAVAEALKGTPRRVA